The Actinobacillus suis ATCC 33415 DNA segment TCCAAGTATTCAATATCCATTTGCCGTCTAAAAAATAGTAATAAAAAAGCCTAGCTCTTTCAGAGTCTAGGCTTTTTTTGTAGAAATCTTAAAAAGAATTATTTCACTAAATCTTTTAATGCTTTACCTGCAACGAACGCTGGTACTTTAGCAGCTGCGATTTTGATCTCTTCACCAGTACGTGGGTTACGACCAGTACGTGCATTACGCTCATTTACTTTAAACGTACCGAAGCCGATTAATTGAACTGCATCACCTTTTTTGAGGCTTTCAGAGATTGCTTCTAAAGTAGCTTCTAATGCTGCTTTAGCATCTTTTTTGCTTAACTCTGCACCTGCTGCGATTGCATCGATTAACTCAGTTTTGTTCATAATTGTATCCTCTAAGATTTTATTTAGATAAATGGCGTTGACCCGCCTGAAACTTGTTGCATAACGCCCCGCTAGCTTAATTCAAACTGAGATATTCTCAAAGTGAATAATGCATCATTCTATGGGGAAGTTGATTTATTGATTAAATTTTAACCCAATATTACTAATTCCGCTACTACGAATCTCATTTTTTAACTCAAGAATGAGTTCAATATCACGTTCTTCACACTCATTAAGCAAACGATAAACCTGCCACTGTACATCAAGTTCGTCTTGAATTTCTTCCGCATTTTTGAGTTCTTGTTCATTTAACTCTCGGTCTTGCTGCATTTCTAAATAGCTTGCCACCGTGCCTAATGAAATTTGGCTGATACGAATCGCTTGTTCTAAAGTCGAACCGGCAATTAAACTATGCAATAATTCAGAAAGCGCTTCACACGCCTCTTGTGCGGGTAGGACACCAAAAAAGTCATAATCGTTCACATCCGGAATAATTTCTTCTAATTTCTCCAGCTGATTATCAAAATTAATTTTTGCACCTTTAACCGTTAAAAACTCCCAAACTAAGTTCAGAATATTTTGAAATACCTTGGCTTTTTCCGGCTGTTCGGTTACTTCACAAAACAGCTGATAGTTCGGATACATTCTTTCACAAAGGCACGCCATAAATGTTAAATGCTGCCAAGATTCAAAACGTTCCATACGTTTATGAATAGGGTTTCTCATTTTTTCCTCTTTCTTTAAGCTAAGCCAATTCCCCTAAAATACAAGCGGTCGGATTTCCATAATTTTTTGCAAAATTTTCCCGAAATTTAACCGCTTATTAAGATAAACCGGCTACGAGATTACTTATGGTACTGCTTTGAATACTCGTGAACCGCATCAACAAAGATCTTTGGACTTTGTTCAGGTACATCTTGATGGATGCCGTGTCCTAAATTAAATACGTGTCCTGATCCTTGACCGAAACCAGCTAAGATCTGTTTCACTTCCTGCTCAATACGTTCCGGCTGCGCATACAATACGCTCGGATCCATATTACCCTGTAGTGCAACTTTGTGTCCGACACGACGACGAGCATCCGCAATATCAATCGTCCAGTCTAAGCCTACCGCATCACAACCGGTTTCCGCAATCGCTTCCAACCATAAACCGCCACCTTTGGTAAATAAGGTGACCGGTACTTTTCTACCGTCATTTTCACGAATTAAACCGTCCACAATTTTATGCATATAACGTAGCGAGAACTCTTTATATTCGTTATGCGCCAATACACCGCCCCAAGTATCGAAAACCATCACTGCTTGCGCGCCGGCTTTGATTTGTGCGTTTAAATATAAGATCACGCTATCGGCTAATTTATCCAATAATGCGTGTAAAATTTGCGGATCCGCATACATCATTTTTTTGATTTTGGTGAATGCCTTGCTTGAGCCGCCTTCCACCATATAAGTAGCTAATGTCCATGGGCTACCGGAGAAACCGATTAATGGCACTTCGCCTTTTAATTCACGGCGAATCGTACGCACTGCATTCATGACATATTGCAATTCACCTTCCGGATCCGGAATCGGTAAGTTTTCTACCTGTGCTTTATTTTCAATTGGACGAGCAAATTTAGGACCTTCTCCCGCGCCGAAACTCAAACCTAAGCCCATTGCGTCCGGGATAGTTAAAATATCAGAGAATAAAATCGCCGCATCCAACGCATAACGACGTAACGGCTGTAAAGTCACTTCACAGGCTAAATCCGCATTACGGCATAAATACATAAAATCACCGGCTTCTGCACGTGTCGCTTTATATTCCGGTAGATAACGCCCTGCTTGACGCATCATCCACACCGGAGTCATATCCACAGGTTCGCGTAATAGTGCTTTTAAATAGCGATCATTTTTTAATTGGCTCATAATATTCCTTGTGTAATCTGTTCTTCTATACAAATAAGCGGTTAAATTTCACGAAAAATTTGCAAAATTTTGCCACAATGTCACCGCTTGTATATAACTCATTGGGATTAGTGAAGTTGAGGCTTTTCCGTTGTTTTTACGTTTAATGCAAAATGGCTATGCAAGAAAAGCGTCAACACACGAAGATATTCAACAACCTCTTCTCCCGCTTCTAGCAATTCATTATTATCATCGTCTTCATTGTAACCTAATTTAGAAATTTCTTCTAAATCATCTAAAGCTTCGCCGATTTCATCCGTTTCACGGCTTAATTTAGGTTGTGCTAATCCTAAGCCCAATAAAAATTGGCTTGTCCAGTCGGCAATCGCATCTGCTAAAGCGAAACCATCTTCATTATTCGGAGTCCAAAGCGAAAATAATGTATTAGCCTCATCAAAACTTTCGGTCAATTGCTGATAAAAATCAGTTAACGCTGCTAAAGGCGCTTGAGAAAAGGCATGACCATCATTTAAAAATTGGTAAGTTAAGGTTTTCCAAGATTCATCTTGTACACCGCCTGCAATTAACCCACTTAGAAAACCGTGTACTTCTGGCGCTGTCTCAGCGATTTGAAGTTGTGCGATTAATTGATTAAATTCATTTGATTGTGTAATAGCCATAGTGTCTTATTTGTGATTCTGTTAAAGAATGGCATAATAGCAAAAAATTTATATTACTTGTGAGGATTTCACGACTATGTCGGCAAATTATATTGAAGTTCAAATTTTTGGGCAGGTACTTCGTTTACATTGCCCACCGGATCAACAACACAATTTACTTGCTTCCGCGCAACGTTTGGAAGAGCGTGTAGCACTCTTAAAAGAAC contains these protein-coding regions:
- a CDS encoding HU family DNA-binding protein, giving the protein MMNKTELIDAIAAGAELSKKDAKAALEATLEAISESLKKGDAVQLIGFGTFKVNERNARTGRNPRTGEEIKIAAAKVPAFVAGKALKDLVK
- a CDS encoding YjaG family protein; the encoded protein is MRNPIHKRMERFESWQHLTFMACLCERMYPNYQLFCEVTEQPEKAKVFQNILNLVWEFLTVKGAKINFDNQLEKLEEIIPDVNDYDFFGVLPAQEACEALSELLHSLIAGSTLEQAIRISQISLGTVASYLEMQQDRELNEQELKNAEEIQDELDVQWQVYRLLNECEERDIELILELKNEIRSSGISNIGLKFNQ
- a CDS encoding UPF0149 family protein — protein: MAITQSNEFNQLIAQLQIAETAPEVHGFLSGLIAGGVQDESWKTLTYQFLNDGHAFSQAPLAALTDFYQQLTESFDEANTLFSLWTPNNEDGFALADAIADWTSQFLLGLGLAQPKLSRETDEIGEALDDLEEISKLGYNEDDDNNELLEAGEEVVEYLRVLTLFLHSHFALNVKTTEKPQLH
- the hemE gene encoding uroporphyrinogen decarboxylase; this translates as MSQLKNDRYLKALLREPVDMTPVWMMRQAGRYLPEYKATRAEAGDFMYLCRNADLACEVTLQPLRRYALDAAILFSDILTIPDAMGLGLSFGAGEGPKFARPIENKAQVENLPIPDPEGELQYVMNAVRTIRRELKGEVPLIGFSGSPWTLATYMVEGGSSKAFTKIKKMMYADPQILHALLDKLADSVILYLNAQIKAGAQAVMVFDTWGGVLAHNEYKEFSLRYMHKIVDGLIRENDGRKVPVTLFTKGGGLWLEAIAETGCDAVGLDWTIDIADARRRVGHKVALQGNMDPSVLYAQPERIEQEVKQILAGFGQGSGHVFNLGHGIHQDVPEQSPKIFVDAVHEYSKQYHK